The genome window AATCGGGCGCCTACGGTCCATACCGCCACCAGACATACGAGGATTTCGTCGAGGAGGCGGCGGACCAGGAGCGAGTGGCACAGACCCCTTACCTACAGGGCGTCGTGGTGGTCCTCGACCCGACGACCGGTGCCGTTCGCGCCCTGGTCGGTGGTCGAGACTTCGAGCACTCGCAGTTCAACCGTGCCACGCAGGCACTCCGGCAACCCGGGTCCGCCTTCAAGCCCTTCGTCTACGCCGCCGCCATCGAGAAGGGGCGCTCGCCGTTGTCGCTCGTGCACGACGTACCCATCTCGGTGAGACAACCCGATGGCACCTACTGGTCGCCGAAGAACTACGACGGCACGATCGGCGGCACGATGACGATGCGCGAAGCGCTGCGTCAGTCCAGGAACCTGGCCACGATCCGGCTGGGCCAGGAGGTGGGGATGACCGCGGTGCGAAACGTCGCTCGTCGTGCGGGTTTGGAGACGCCGATCCCGGATTACCCATCGGTCTACATCGGCGCCGCGGCGGTGCATCCGATCGACCTGGTGGCCGCCTACGGAACCTTTGCGAACGCGGGATTGCGGGTGTCGCCGCGCTTCATCCGCCGCATCGAGGACCGCAATGGCGAGGTGCTGTGGGAGCCTACCTCCGCTCCGACCCCCGCTCTTCCCCCCGGCCTGGCCTGGATCGTCACGGACATGCTCCGCGAAGTGGTCGATCGGGGGACCGGCTACAACGTTCGCAACCCGGCGGTCGGGAACATTCCGTATGACATTCCGGTCGCCGGGAAGACGGGCACGACCAACTCCAACACCGATGTCTGGTTCATCGGCTACACCCCCGATCTGCTCGCCGGAGTCTGGCTCGGATTCGACGAGCCGAAGACCATCACCTCGGGGGCGACCGGAGGTGGATTCGCCGTTCCGGTGTGGGCACGCGTTGTGCGCAAGTACTATGAGAATCACGAGGTTCCGCGTCCCTGGGAACGGCCGTCCGGGGTGATCGTTCGGGACATCAGCACGCTCACCGGTCGGCCGGTTACCGAGGATTGTCCGTTCGCGGTGAGCACCCGGCCAGACTTCTTCCTGGCTTCGAGCGCTCCCGAACCAGGGTGTGGGTCGCCGGAGGAGTTCGTGGATCCCACTCCCTGGCTGCCAGGGCGGCCGGTGGTGCCAGGACAGCCTCGGGTCCCGCGTCCGGAGGATTTCATCGATGAGTCAGAACCGGGCGACGGGGCAGAAGCGGACGACGATGCGGAAACCGACCCGAGCGGGGAGGTGGTCCCCTAGCCAACACTGAGCATGGCCGACAAGCCGACGGTTGGACGAGTGACCCTGTGGACGATGGCCGCCCTGAGCACGATCGGGGCGGCCATCTTTGCCTGGATCTGGTTCGCGCCGTGCTGGCTTGGCGGGTGTGCGCCGCTGGAGGATCTGGCGGAGTTCCAGGCTGAGGGGTCCGAGCTACTCGACATCAACGGCCAGCCGTTTGCCACCCTTGCCACCGTGAACCGCCGCATCGTCTCGATAGACTCCCTTCCGCCTTACCTCCCCCAAGCCTTCATCGCCATCGAGGATCAGCGCTTCTACGACCACGGCGGCATCGATTTCCGCCGGCTCGTGGGGGCACTCCTCAGCAACCTGCGGGCGGGCGGGGTGCAGGAGGGGGGTAGCACCATCACGCAGCAGCTCGCGCGGAATCTCTTCCCGGAGTGGCTGCCGTACACCGAGCGCAACCTGCGACGCAAGATCCTGGAGGCGCGCGTCGCCCGCCAGATCGAGCGCCAGTTCACCAAGGACAAGATCCTCGAGCTGTACCTGAACCATATCTACCTCGGGAACGGTGCATACGGCGTGGAGGCGGCCGCCCGGGCCTACTTCGACAAGTCGGCCGCGGACCTCTCGCTGGAGGAGGCGGCGACCCTCGCCGCGCTTCCCGCCTCCCCCTCCCGCCTGGATCCAACCCGCAACCCGGAAGGCGCGCGCACCCGGCGAGACCTGGTGCTGTCGCGCATGGTCGAAGCCGGATTCATCACAGACGAGGAGGCACTCGAGGCCAGCGACAACGAGATCGTCCTGGATCCGGGGGACGGGGATGGGACGGACGGCCCGTCGAGCTCGTACTTCGTGGAGGCGGTGCGGCAGGAGATGGAGCAGATCGTCGGGTCGCGCCTCTACTCCTCGGGCCTGACGATCCACACCACCCTGGATCTGCAGGCCCAGCGCGCCGCGGAGGAAGAGCTCAGGCGGCAGCTCGAGGCGATCGAATCCGGACGCTACGGTACCTACCGGCACCCGACCTACGCGGCCGCACGGGACACGATGCCGTCCGGGGAAACGCCGTATCTGCAGGGCGCTGTGGTGATCATGGACGTCGGGACCGGCGAGGTCCGGGCAATGGTCGGCGGCCGCGACTTCGGGGACTCCAAGTTCAACCGTGCCACGCAGGCGCTGCGCCAGGCAGGCTCGGCCTTCAAGCCGTTCGTCTTCCTGGCGGCGCTTCGACGCTTCGGAACGCCGGCGCACGTCGTCCAGGATGTCCCGGTGCGCATTCAGCTCACCGCGAATCGCGTATGGGAGCCGCGGAATTACACCGGGGGCTACGAGGGGCCGATGCTGCTGCGCGACGCTCTGGCCCGCTCGAAGAACTCGGTCGCCGCGCAGCTCGGCCAGCAAGTGGGGATCGAGACGGTGGCCAGCCTCGCGCACGACCTGGGCATATCCACGGAAATTCCGGTGTTCCCCGCGACCGCGCTCGGCGCGGCCGAAGTGCGGCCGATCGAGCTGGTGAATGCCTACGCCGCCTTCGCCAACGGAGGACGCCGGGTCGAGCCCCACTACATCCGCCGCATCGTCGACCGACACGGGCGCACGGTCTGGGAAGCCTCGCCGCGGAGCCAGCAGGTTCTGGATCCCGCCCAGGCCTTCGTCCTCACGTCGATGCTGCAGGACGTGGTGGATCGCGGCACGGGCACGGCAGTACGAGCGGTCGGATTCCGAGGCGCCGCCGCCGGAAAGACGGGCACTACCAACGATGCCGCGGACGTCTGGTTCGTCGGCTACACGCCCGAGCTGGTCGCCGGCGTCTGGATCGGGCTGGACCGGCGGCAGACCATCGTGCGGGGTGCGTCCGGAGGAACCCTCGCGGCTCCGGTCTGGGGTCGGTTGATGCGACGCGTGTACGCGGACAGGCCGCTCCCTCAAGGCTGGAGTCCTCCTCCGGGCGTACGGACCGCCGAAGTGCTCCGAGCAACAGGCGAGGTGGAGAACCCTCAGTGCCCGACCGGCGGAGAGACGTACACGGAGTACTTCCTCTCCACGCCACCGGCCCCGCGCTACTGCGACAACGGCTATCCCAGCTACTCGCTCGACCGGGACACCCTCTGGGGAGACGAGGAGTGGGGCTCCGAGCTCCCTCCGCTGGACACGATCTACGCGGACAGCGGGATCGACTGGCCGGAGCTGGAGGCCCTGCGCCGCCGCGCCGCAGATTCGCTGTCCTATCCGTTGCCGCCCGGAGCGGACACGCTGGGAGTGGAGGTCACCCGGGAGCTACCGCCGGCGGTCGACCCCGTAACGGGCGAAAAGGAGGGGGACGAAGCCGGCGAGCTCGAGCCGGATACGGGGGAGGAACGCGAGGTGCTCCCCCGTGAGCCTCCGCGGGTGCTGGGCGTACCGGTCCCGCGCGAGTAAGCGCCGATCCGCTTGTGGCGAGCCTGGATGTAGCGGTGGCTACGGAACTTGCGTAGAACAGCGCGGTACAGAGGGGTTCGACCGTGGGCCAGCGGGAACGGCCCACGATTCATTTCTCGCTTCAGCGCTCCGAACTATGATGCGAAAGGCCCGTCGTTCTCTGGTCCGACTCGTTACGATCGCGGCCGTTGCGATCCCCGGGGCGCTGGGCGCCCAGGATGCTCCCGCGGCTCCACAGGAGCTCACGCCGGAGGTACAGGGCTGGCTGGCGGAGCTTCAGCAGCTCCACGTGCAGCTCACCCAGCTGCAGGAGAAGGCGCTGCAGGATCCGCAACTCGCCGCGCAACGCGACTCGCTCGGCGCTCACATCCGGGCCGAAATGGAAACGATCGACCCGGAGCTCCCGACGAAGATGAGCCGGATCCCCCAGATGGAAGCGGAGGCCGCCGCTGCGGAAGCGCAGAAGGACGAGGCCAAGCTCGCGGCGCTCCGCACCGAAGCGCAGCAGATCGAGCAGCAGTTCCTGCGCGCTCAGCAACAGGCGCTCCAGAAGCCCGAGCTTGCCGCCGAGCTGAACGCCTTCCAGACCGCCCTGGAAGCCCGCATTCTCGAGACAGACCCGGAGGCCCCACGCCTCATGGCGCGTTTCCAGGAGCTGGAGGAGAAGCTGGCGAAGGCGGCGCAGTGACCGGGCCGGAATTACGAATTACGGATTACGGATTTTGTCTTCCTGAGCGGAACCGGGTAGGGGCGGAGCGAAGGATCGCATGCCCGTAACAATGCAGGAGATACTTCGCTTCGCTCGGACGATAGGGCTGGGTGGTCGAGACGAGAGGGGTCGGCAACCAGATGGCGGGGGCGGCAAGTAATTCGTAATCCGTAATTCGTAATTTCCCCCGCTCGACCCCACCTCTTTGTCCGCAACCTGTTTTACCGGTATCCTGCCGCTTGCAGGGTAAACAGCTCCGCGTAACGGCCGCCGAGCGCGAGTAGCTCGGCGTGGCTGCCTTCTTCCAGCACGCGCCCGTCCTCGAGCACCAGGATCCGGTCGGCCATGCGCACGGTCGAGAACCGGTGCGAGATGAGGATGGCGATCTTCCCGGCTGTCAGGTCGGCGAAGCGTTGGAAGACTTCGTACTCCGCCCGCGCGTCGAGGGCGGCCGTCGGCTCGTCCAGGATGAGCACCTGCGCGTCGCGCATGTAGGCGCGCGCCAGCGCCACCTTCTGCCACTGTCCTCCGGAGAGGTCCACACCCCCCTCGAAGCGCCGCCCGAGCATCGTCTCGTATCGCTCCGGCAGCGATTCCACCACCCCCGCCGCCAGCGACCGGTCTGCAGCGTCGCGTATCCGTGATCTGGCGGTCTCGGGCGCCTCGGTGAGCGCGGAGATCCTGCCTGCCGCGATGTTTTCCGCCGCCCTCATGTCGTAGCGAACGAAGTCCTGGAAGATCACCCCGACCTCGTGGTGGTATTCCTCCGGATCGTACTCCGAGAGCGGATAGCCGTCCAGCAGAATCTCTCCCCGAGTCGGTTCGTACAGCCGCAGCAGCAGCTTGATCAGCGTGGTCTTGCCCGCGCCGTTCTCCCCCACCAACGCCAGCTTTCCCGAGGGTGGAATTCGCAGATTGATCCCTCGCAACACCCAGGACGGGTCGTCGTCGGGTGGCAGCGGTTCGCTCGCCGCAACGCTCTCCCCCTCCCTGCCGTTCTCGGACGGGCCCGCGCCAGGCGGGTAGCGGAACCAGACGTCACGGAACTCGAAGCCGATCCGGATCGGCCGCGGCACCGGTCGCGGGTTCGGAGGCCGACGAATGGTCGGTTGCATGGAGAAGAAGACGAAGAGATCGTCCAGATAGAGCGCCTGCTCGTAGAGCTCGCTGGTGGTGAGAAGGGTGCGCTGCACCAAATCGCGGGACCGCGAGAACGTACCGCTCAGCAGGGTGAGATCTCCGACGCTGAGCGCGCCCCGTACGGTGCGGTAGACGATGATCCCGAAGGCGGCGTAGTAACCGAGGGTGGAGAGCATCGACAAGCCGGTTCCGACGGCGTTGCGACGGATCGCGAGCGCGCGGTTGGCAACATAGTATTCGTCCGCGAGCCGGGCGTACTCGTCTATGAGATACCGGGAGAGCCCGAAGAGCTTGATCTCCTTCGCCGTGGCGTCGGACGCGGCGATGAATCGGTAGTAGTCCAGCTTGCGCCGCTCAGGGGTCCACTGGTAGAGGAGCGAGTACCCCAGAGCGGCGTAGTGCGTCTCCCCGAGGAAGGCGGGAATCAAGGCGGCCAGCAACAGCAGGAAGAGCAGCGGGCTGAAGGCCAGGAGGGTACCGACGAGCGTCGCCAGGGTCACCAGGTCCTGGGCCAGCCCGAACAGCCTCGTCAGCAGAGCGAGGCGACCGACCGTCTGCCGACGGGCCCGTTCGAGCCGGTCGTAGAAGACCGGGTCCTCGAAGTGCTTCAGATCGAGCGTGGCGGCGTGCTCCATCAGGCGCACGCTCATTCGATTGGAGAAGAGGTCGCCCAGCAGCGACTCCAGCAGCGTCGAGCTGCGGGCCGCTACCTCTCCCACCACTACGATCCCCAGCTCGATCAGGACCAGGGCCGTCAGGTAGCTCCAGCGCGGCTCCCCCGTCTGCACGTCCAGCACGATGGCATCCACCAGCAGCTTCCCCACCCACAGACTGGCCACCGGCACGAAGGCGCGGATCAACCGCAGGACGGCGATGCCGATCAGGTAGCCGCGATGAGTCTCCCAGATCAGCCGGATGAACGGGGGAACGTTGCGCATGGCGCGCAGCCGCTCCTTCAGGTTCGGGGGCGGCGTGTTCGTCCGGCGTGCTCGGGGAGGACGGGATCCATGCGTAGCCATGGAGACATCGTAGCCGTCGATCCCGCGCGCCGCGAGGGAGCGGAAGGCGGGGACGAGCGTTCCGTCCGCCTTGTAGGGGAATCCACCACAACAGGTGGGGAGAAATACGACTGTCGGCCCGGAAAGCCCCGTCTATATTTGTGGTATTCCCCCTCTTGCGGCGGCGCCGGAGCGTGCTTGCCGCGGTCTGGCGCGGGTATCCGCCGCGGGATATAATGCGCGTGCTCCGCGCCCGGCTTCTGAATGTCGCAATGACCGCGCGCGGTCGCAGCCTTTTCTTTCCGGACACCGAGCCTTGAACGTCATGACGTCACGTGTGGACCTATCGCGGGCGCTGACCGACGCGCAGCTCCGCTCCGGCGCTGGCCGGGGAGCGTGGCGGAGGATCCGTGGAACCTTCGTCCCGCACTGTACCCGCTGGGCGCCGACTCTGGCCCTGGCGCTGTCGCTCTCCGCCTGCGGTGGAGCCGAACGCTTTCCGCAGACGTCACTCGATCCGGCGTCAGACATGGCCGTCGCTATCGACCGGCTGCAGGATCTGACGATCTATCTCGCGTTCGGTGTCGGTCTCTCGGTCTTCCTCATCCTGACCTACATCCTCATCCACTTCCGCTACAAGCCGGGAGACCCGCAGCCCAAGCAGGTTCACGGGAACACTCGCCTGGAGCTGGCGTGGACGCTGATACCCGCGGTGCTCATCGCCATCATCGCGGTGCCGACGGTGAGGACGATCTTCGCTACCCAGGCCGAGGCTCCCGAGGGGGCGCTGGAGGTGGAGGTATACGGCTACCAGTGGTGGTGGGAGTTCCGCTATCCGCTCCCCAACGGCGACACCGTGGTTACCGCGAACGAGGTCCATGTGCCGGTCGGCACCCCGGTCGAGTTGAAGATGACCTCGCGCGACGTCATCCACTCCTTCTGGATCCCCCAGATGGGGGGCAAGCGGGACGTTATCCCGGGGCGCGTGAACCGCATCATCTTCACCCCGCTCGAGCCGGGCGTCTACCTGGGCCAGTGCGCGGAGTTCTGCGGTGAGTCGCACGCGCTGATGAAGATGCGCTTGATCGCCCACGAGCCGGAGGAGTTCGCCGCCTGGCTCGAGAACGAGGCTCGTCCGGCGGTCGTCCCGACGGACTCGGCAGTGCTGGTCGGCCAGCAACTCGTCACCGGCGGCGTCTGCGCCGGCTGCCACACCATCCGCGGCACCTCGGCCCAGTTCGGGCGTTTGGCTCCCGATCTCACGCACGTCGCGCGGCGGATGACGATTGCGGGGGGAGTACTGGAAAACAATGCGGCCAACCTGCACCGCTGGATCAACAATCCGCCCGCGGTCAAGCCGGGAGCGAAGATGCCGCCCCCCGGGCTGAGTGAGCAGGAACTCCGCTACGTCGTCGCCTATCTGCAGACGCTTTACTGAGGAGTCGTAATGGGAGCGACCACCGTCACGGCAATTCCGGTCCCGACGAAGGCGTCGGCAAAGTCCGGGATCTGGAGCTGGATCACGACCGTCGATCACAAGCGGATCGGCATCCTGTACTTCTGGACCTCCTTCTGCTTCTTCCTGGTGGGAGGCCTGGAAGCACTGCTCGTCCGCACGCAGCTGATTGTGCCGGAGAACGACTTCCTGACGGCGGACTTCTACAACCAGATGTTCACCATGCACGCCGTCACCATGGTGTTCCTGGCACTGATGCCGCTGACGGCCGCGTTCTTCAACTACGTCGTACCGCTGCAGATCGGCGCGCGCGACGTCGCCTTCCCGCGGCTCAACGCGCTGTCCTACTGGATCTACCTGCTGGGCGGCCTGTTTTCCACGGTGCCCATCTTCTTCGGGCAATTTCCCAATGCGGGCTGGTTCGCTTACGCCAACCTGACCACACCGCAGTTCTCCACCGGGCTGAACATCGACTTCTACGTGCTCGGCCTGCAGGTGCTCGGCATCTCGTCGATCATCTCGTCGATCAACTTCATCGTGACGATCCTGAACCTGCGCGCGCCGGGGATGCGGCTGATGCGCATGCCGATCTTCACGTGGATGACGTTGATCACCGCGGTCCTCATCGCCACCGCCATGGCGGTGCTGACGATTGCGGTCACCGAGCTGATGTTCGACCGCTTCTTCGGCACGAACTTCTACAACGTGGCGAAGGGCGGCGACCCGGTCCTGTGGCAGCACCTCTTCTGGATGTTCGGGCACCCCGAGGTGTACATCCTGATTCTGCCGATCTTCGGCATGATCTCCGAGGTGCTCCCCACCTTCGCGCGCAAGCCGCTCTTCGGCTACAACGTGATGGTCTTCTCGGGGATCCTGATCGGCTGGCTTGGCTGGGGCGTGTGGAGCCACCACATGTTCGCCACCGGCCTCGGCCCCATCGCCGATGCCTTCTTCGCGATGGGCACGATGCTGATCGCGATCCCCACGGGGATCAAGATCTTCAACTGGCTGGCAACGCTGTGGGGAGGGTCCATTCGCTTCACCACCGCCATGCTGTTCGGAACCGCCTTCATCGTGACGTTCACGATCGGCGGCCTCTCCGGGGTGATGCATGCGGTGGCTCCGGCCGACCTGCAGCAGACCGACACGTACTTCGTGGTGGCCCACATCCACTACGTCTTCTTCGGCGGAACGGTGATGGGACTGTGGGCGGGGATCTACTACTGGTTCCCGAAGATGTTCGGTCGCCTGCTCGACGAGAAGCTCGGCGTCGTGCACTTCTGGCTCACCTTCATCGGGATGAACCTGACCTTCTTCCCGATGCACTTCCTGGGGCTGCACGGGATGCCGCGGAGAACCTTCACGTACGCCGACGGCCTCGGCTTCAACGGGATGAACATGCTGGCAACGATCGGATCCTATCTGATCGGCGCGGCGACGCTCCTCTTCGCCTACAACCTGATCCGTTCCGTGCGGCGTGGGCGGCTGGCCGGCAACAACCCCTGGGGTGCGGCGACGCTCGAGTGGCAGACGTCTTCTCCGCCGCCCGAGTACAACTTCGCCGAGATCCCGGTGGTCCGCAGCCGCATGCCGCTCTGGGAGGATGATCCGGTGCTCAAGGCAGGTATCCCGCACGGGCGCCACCAGGAGGACACCGGGGCGGTCACCCTCGCCGGCCAGGACGTCAGCGAGCTGGAGTATCCGGACGACGAGAGCAAGATGTCGGCGCACGACCTGGGGATTCACCTCCCCCCGCCGTCGATCTATCCGATCGTGCTCGCGCTCTGCATCACCATCTTCTTCAGTGGATTCATGATCCACTGGGGCGTCGCGGTGGCCGCTGCCTTCGCCACCGCGCTGACAATCTTTGCGATGGCGTTCGAGCCCGGGCATAGCGGGCACTGAGGAGGAGGGGGTTATCAGTTATCCGTTGTCCGTTATCCGTTTGGACCGGTCGTCGGATCTTGAGCCTCGAGGAAGCGGCAAAGGATCGTCCTGGGCCGACGGATAACGCATAGCGGATAGCGGATAACCCGTTGCCGTAGTCAGACACCGAGTATTCATTCTCTGTACGACCAGCAAGCCAACATCGTGAACCATTCCGCCGCACACGCCGCCGATCCGGCACATGTCGACACCTCGACCGGTGTCGACAGCCGCAAGATGGCGTTCTGGACCTTCATCGGTTCGGAATGCCTCCTGTTCGGCTCGCTGATTGCCACTTACATGGCGTACAAGGGGGACAGCCTTACGGGGC of Longimicrobiaceae bacterium contains these proteins:
- a CDS encoding PBP1A family penicillin-binding protein, producing MIDLEGLLDKIRQRAEQIWRSVRAELAAASRDRKRALGLLAFAAVGLASSSAGVALGAWSQACAGGCPTAEQVAELAPQEASVVLDAGGATLGLLYRERRQLVELETLPRHVPLAFVAVEDRRFFEHGGVDVVRFLAAVRDNLFGGWGGPGGSTITMQLARNLFPQQLPIREKSLRRKLAEIRLAREMEKRFSKERILELYLNHIYLGSGAYGVEAAARTYFGKPAAQLTVAEAATLAALPKAPSFYDPRRNPEAARNRRNLVLREMAETGVITEEEAETLRRLPLVLAPPRGLERAPYVVELVRRELEDRFGELLYTGGLRIYTTIDSALQAEAEAALEDHLREIESGAYGPYRHQTYEDFVEEAADQERVAQTPYLQGVVVVLDPTTGAVRALVGGRDFEHSQFNRATQALRQPGSAFKPFVYAAAIEKGRSPLSLVHDVPISVRQPDGTYWSPKNYDGTIGGTMTMREALRQSRNLATIRLGQEVGMTAVRNVARRAGLETPIPDYPSVYIGAAAVHPIDLVAAYGTFANAGLRVSPRFIRRIEDRNGEVLWEPTSAPTPALPPGLAWIVTDMLREVVDRGTGYNVRNPAVGNIPYDIPVAGKTGTTNSNTDVWFIGYTPDLLAGVWLGFDEPKTITSGATGGGFAVPVWARVVRKYYENHEVPRPWERPSGVIVRDISTLTGRPVTEDCPFAVSTRPDFFLASSAPEPGCGSPEEFVDPTPWLPGRPVVPGQPRVPRPEDFIDESEPGDGAEADDDAETDPSGEVVP
- a CDS encoding penicillin-binding protein 1A, translated to MADKPTVGRVTLWTMAALSTIGAAIFAWIWFAPCWLGGCAPLEDLAEFQAEGSELLDINGQPFATLATVNRRIVSIDSLPPYLPQAFIAIEDQRFYDHGGIDFRRLVGALLSNLRAGGVQEGGSTITQQLARNLFPEWLPYTERNLRRKILEARVARQIERQFTKDKILELYLNHIYLGNGAYGVEAAARAYFDKSAADLSLEEAATLAALPASPSRLDPTRNPEGARTRRDLVLSRMVEAGFITDEEALEASDNEIVLDPGDGDGTDGPSSSYFVEAVRQEMEQIVGSRLYSSGLTIHTTLDLQAQRAAEEELRRQLEAIESGRYGTYRHPTYAAARDTMPSGETPYLQGAVVIMDVGTGEVRAMVGGRDFGDSKFNRATQALRQAGSAFKPFVFLAALRRFGTPAHVVQDVPVRIQLTANRVWEPRNYTGGYEGPMLLRDALARSKNSVAAQLGQQVGIETVASLAHDLGISTEIPVFPATALGAAEVRPIELVNAYAAFANGGRRVEPHYIRRIVDRHGRTVWEASPRSQQVLDPAQAFVLTSMLQDVVDRGTGTAVRAVGFRGAAAGKTGTTNDAADVWFVGYTPELVAGVWIGLDRRQTIVRGASGGTLAAPVWGRLMRRVYADRPLPQGWSPPPGVRTAEVLRATGEVENPQCPTGGETYTEYFLSTPPAPRYCDNGYPSYSLDRDTLWGDEEWGSELPPLDTIYADSGIDWPELEALRRRAADSLSYPLPPGADTLGVEVTRELPPAVDPVTGEKEGDEAGELEPDTGEEREVLPREPPRVLGVPVPRE
- a CDS encoding ABC transporter ATP-binding protein, which codes for MATHGSRPPRARRTNTPPPNLKERLRAMRNVPPFIRLIWETHRGYLIGIAVLRLIRAFVPVASLWVGKLLVDAIVLDVQTGEPRWSYLTALVLIELGIVVVGEVAARSSTLLESLLGDLFSNRMSVRLMEHAATLDLKHFEDPVFYDRLERARRQTVGRLALLTRLFGLAQDLVTLATLVGTLLAFSPLLFLLLLAALIPAFLGETHYAALGYSLLYQWTPERRKLDYYRFIAASDATAKEIKLFGLSRYLIDEYARLADEYYVANRALAIRRNAVGTGLSMLSTLGYYAAFGIIVYRTVRGALSVGDLTLLSGTFSRSRDLVQRTLLTTSELYEQALYLDDLFVFFSMQPTIRRPPNPRPVPRPIRIGFEFRDVWFRYPPGAGPSENGREGESVAASEPLPPDDDPSWVLRGINLRIPPSGKLALVGENGAGKTTLIKLLLRLYEPTRGEILLDGYPLSEYDPEEYHHEVGVIFQDFVRYDMRAAENIAAGRISALTEAPETARSRIRDAADRSLAAGVVESLPERYETMLGRRFEGGVDLSGGQWQKVALARAYMRDAQVLILDEPTAALDARAEYEVFQRFADLTAGKIAILISHRFSTVRMADRILVLEDGRVLEEGSHAELLALGGRYAELFTLQAAGYR
- the coxB gene encoding cytochrome c oxidase subunit II, with product MTSRVDLSRALTDAQLRSGAGRGAWRRIRGTFVPHCTRWAPTLALALSLSACGGAERFPQTSLDPASDMAVAIDRLQDLTIYLAFGVGLSVFLILTYILIHFRYKPGDPQPKQVHGNTRLELAWTLIPAVLIAIIAVPTVRTIFATQAEAPEGALEVEVYGYQWWWEFRYPLPNGDTVVTANEVHVPVGTPVELKMTSRDVIHSFWIPQMGGKRDVIPGRVNRIIFTPLEPGVYLGQCAEFCGESHALMKMRLIAHEPEEFAAWLENEARPAVVPTDSAVLVGQQLVTGGVCAGCHTIRGTSAQFGRLAPDLTHVARRMTIAGGVLENNAANLHRWINNPPAVKPGAKMPPPGLSEQELRYVVAYLQTLY
- the ctaD gene encoding cytochrome c oxidase subunit I; the protein is MGATTVTAIPVPTKASAKSGIWSWITTVDHKRIGILYFWTSFCFFLVGGLEALLVRTQLIVPENDFLTADFYNQMFTMHAVTMVFLALMPLTAAFFNYVVPLQIGARDVAFPRLNALSYWIYLLGGLFSTVPIFFGQFPNAGWFAYANLTTPQFSTGLNIDFYVLGLQVLGISSIISSINFIVTILNLRAPGMRLMRMPIFTWMTLITAVLIATAMAVLTIAVTELMFDRFFGTNFYNVAKGGDPVLWQHLFWMFGHPEVYILILPIFGMISEVLPTFARKPLFGYNVMVFSGILIGWLGWGVWSHHMFATGLGPIADAFFAMGTMLIAIPTGIKIFNWLATLWGGSIRFTTAMLFGTAFIVTFTIGGLSGVMHAVAPADLQQTDTYFVVAHIHYVFFGGTVMGLWAGIYYWFPKMFGRLLDEKLGVVHFWLTFIGMNLTFFPMHFLGLHGMPRRTFTYADGLGFNGMNMLATIGSYLIGAATLLFAYNLIRSVRRGRLAGNNPWGAATLEWQTSSPPPEYNFAEIPVVRSRMPLWEDDPVLKAGIPHGRHQEDTGAVTLAGQDVSELEYPDDESKMSAHDLGIHLPPPSIYPIVLALCITIFFSGFMIHWGVAVAAAFATALTIFAMAFEPGHSGH